Proteins from one Hemicordylus capensis ecotype Gifberg chromosome 7, rHemCap1.1.pri, whole genome shotgun sequence genomic window:
- the SH3BGRL3 gene encoding SH3 domain-binding glutamic acid-rich-like protein 3, which yields MASLTVYSTSVTGSREIKSQQSEVTRILDGKNIKYNLVDISQDNALREEMRAKSGNPKAIPPQIFNGDQYCGDYELFVEAVEQSTLQEFLKLA from the exons ATGGCCAGCCTCACGGTCTACAGCACCTCGGTGACCGGCTCTAGGGAG ATCAAATCGCAACAGAGTGAAGTCACCAGGATCTTGGATGGAAAGAACATCAAATACAACCTGGTAGATATCTCCCAGGACAATGCCCTGCGGGAAGAAATGCGGGCCAAATCGGGCAACCCCAAAGCCATTCCTCCCCAGATCTTCAATGGGGACCAATACTGTGGG GACTATGAGCTCTTTGTGGAAGCGGTGGAACAGAGCACCCTGCAGGAGTTCCTGAAGCTGGCCTGA